In the genome of Terribacillus sp. FSL K6-0262, one region contains:
- the pglZ gene encoding BREX-1 system phosphatase PglZ type A: MNINQIEAALSDIFNEPLKDGEQRKIVFWVDKDNEFTEDIEQLTVNKVKVHTLTDRNQFQTKYLLEEEDPASSYLIYTNMELGVEDNWLADTVFYSKTFYADRISLILSELNIDPSLRAVIKKYERFFNNKERFRKFSALNIETYSEGIIELSIMSVLCNVRTPDFEEVLKAVLIDTLDDNENKYLSLLEKFFDIEVFWNYVSNHYGYEREKKSLKTLFIHLVVTAFSQSVGEENLNELGDFISNRNKTNAVVFIDHWMHHKTDYMVFDEYAEMAEQEIHLSNLVNNLPIEAFKQADTFPYLDRAIIIYIANGLVTQLEDYEEYTKLIKLRRAKHYYDKFASIYEALYYTVKIHEFYKEHRQGIPQGRAIDLYQAYVNEYHSMDTYYRKFYVAYDEESNHDLLKKLKMLVENLYTNWYMGELSSHWSQAVESEMTQDWSLPGIKNQQDFYSSFIDSKVRNGERVFVIVSDAMRYEIGVELADRLNTETMGVCDVETLLGVVPSITKLGMPSLLPHKEIDIDSNARVFVDGKDSSGLENRKKIIESKVDESIAVHFQDVLAMNKAGRRETFKGKKLIYIYHDTIDAMGDKASTEVYTFNAVETSLNQLYDLVKIIRDDLSGTNVYITADHGFLYQRDELEESDKIGQDAGSSIEVKRRYILSQEQREVPGQLAVNLSTVIKNEQQLTAYLPKATLRYKMQGSGINFVHGGASLHEIVVPLLTFKNKRTGQKGAKAIKKVDIKLTNTTRKITNSIFNLEFFQTEKVEDKTTPRTVVIYMTDEEGNVISNEETIIGDRPFDNPADRTFKIRFVLKNVPYDRNKTYYLTIRDTETSVVVEKIPFNINLGIISDFDF, from the coding sequence ATGAACATAAATCAAATCGAAGCTGCATTATCTGATATATTCAATGAGCCATTAAAAGATGGGGAACAACGGAAGATTGTGTTCTGGGTGGATAAAGATAATGAGTTTACTGAGGACATTGAACAGCTTACCGTTAATAAAGTAAAGGTTCATACGCTTACGGACCGTAACCAGTTTCAGACTAAGTATTTGCTAGAAGAAGAAGATCCTGCGTCTTCTTACTTGATTTATACAAATATGGAATTGGGTGTGGAAGACAACTGGTTAGCAGATACAGTTTTTTATTCAAAAACATTCTATGCAGATCGAATATCACTTATATTAAGTGAATTGAATATAGACCCATCACTTCGAGCGGTAATCAAAAAGTATGAACGTTTCTTTAATAATAAGGAGCGTTTTAGAAAGTTTTCAGCATTAAATATAGAAACCTATTCAGAGGGAATCATTGAACTTTCTATTATGAGTGTTTTATGTAACGTTAGAACACCCGATTTTGAAGAGGTATTAAAGGCTGTGCTAATAGATACTCTGGATGACAATGAGAATAAATACCTTTCCCTTTTGGAGAAGTTTTTTGATATTGAAGTGTTCTGGAATTATGTTTCTAATCACTATGGTTATGAACGGGAGAAGAAGAGTCTAAAAACATTATTCATCCATCTTGTAGTAACGGCATTCAGTCAATCGGTTGGAGAAGAAAATCTAAATGAGCTTGGTGATTTTATATCCAATCGAAATAAAACAAATGCTGTTGTGTTTATTGACCATTGGATGCACCATAAGACTGACTATATGGTATTCGATGAATATGCTGAAATGGCTGAGCAGGAAATCCACCTTTCGAACTTAGTGAATAATTTGCCTATTGAAGCATTCAAACAGGCGGATACTTTCCCATATCTCGATCGAGCAATCATCATTTACATAGCTAATGGGTTGGTTACACAGCTTGAGGATTATGAAGAATACACGAAACTTATTAAATTGAGAAGAGCTAAGCATTACTATGATAAATTTGCTTCAATATATGAGGCACTTTACTATACTGTTAAAATTCATGAGTTTTATAAAGAACATCGTCAAGGTATCCCACAAGGCCGGGCTATTGATTTGTATCAAGCATATGTAAATGAATATCATTCAATGGATACATATTACCGTAAGTTTTATGTGGCTTATGATGAAGAAAGTAATCATGATCTATTGAAAAAGTTAAAAATGCTGGTAGAAAATCTATATACAAACTGGTATATGGGTGAGTTAAGTTCCCATTGGTCCCAAGCGGTTGAGTCCGAAATGACGCAGGACTGGTCATTACCCGGTATCAAAAATCAACAAGACTTTTATTCTTCATTCATTGATTCTAAAGTTAGAAATGGGGAACGAGTTTTTGTTATTGTTTCAGATGCGATGCGTTATGAAATAGGTGTTGAGTTGGCCGACCGCCTTAATACCGAGACAATGGGTGTTTGTGATGTGGAAACATTACTTGGAGTAGTGCCTTCTATTACAAAACTTGGGATGCCTTCACTCCTACCACACAAAGAAATAGACATAGATTCAAATGCAAGGGTATTTGTTGATGGAAAAGATTCCTCTGGTTTGGAAAATCGGAAAAAGATTATTGAATCTAAAGTGGATGAAAGCATTGCTGTTCATTTTCAAGATGTACTAGCAATGAATAAAGCAGGGCGAAGAGAAACCTTTAAGGGTAAAAAGCTCATATATATCTATCACGATACGATTGATGCAATGGGAGATAAGGCATCAACAGAAGTCTATACATTTAATGCAGTAGAAACTTCATTAAATCAATTGTATGACTTAGTTAAAATAATTCGGGATGATTTAAGCGGAACGAATGTGTATATTACGGCTGATCACGGTTTCTTATACCAAAGGGATGAATTAGAAGAAAGTGATAAGATTGGACAAGATGCAGGTAGTAGTATTGAAGTTAAACGTCGCTATATACTTTCACAAGAGCAGCGTGAAGTGCCAGGACAATTGGCTGTTAATCTGTCAACTGTTATAAAAAATGAACAGCAATTAACAGCGTATTTGCCAAAGGCAACGCTCAGATACAAAATGCAAGGATCAGGTATTAATTTTGTTCATGGTGGTGCAAGTCTGCATGAGATTGTTGTCCCACTATTAACGTTTAAAAACAAACGTACTGGGCAAAAAGGTGCTAAGGCTATTAAAAAAGTAGATATTAAACTTACGAATACTACTCGTAAGATAACCAATAGCATTTTTAATCTTGAGTTTTTCCAAACCGAAAAGGTGGAAGACAAGACAACTCCTCGAACTGTTGTCATCTATATGACTGATGAGGAAGGAAACGTAATATCTAATGAGGAAACGATAATAGGAGATCGCCCGTTTGATAATCCTGCTGATCGTACTTTCAAAATAAGGTTTGTATTGAAGAACGTTCCTTATGATAGAAATAAAACGTATTACCTGACTATTAGGGATACAGAGACAAGTGTTGTAGTGGAGAAAATACCGTTTAACATCAACTTGGGGATTATCAGTGATTTCGACTTTTAA
- the istA gene encoding IS21 family transposase encodes MDKWEMYMEIKQLLKQGFSQTKIAEKLGVSRTTVYRHLKRSPSEMAEWVDSLQYKKKKLDPYKELILSWLRMHPDMSAAQVYDWLLEKYKDLTVGESTVRTYVKALREEYKINKETSPRMYEAIPDPPMGEQMQVDFGHTRQKTVDNKEAKLNFIAFVLSHSRQKYKEWLDRPFTTRDVIQAHENAFKWYGGMTNEIVYDQDSLIVVSENGGDLILTKEFQQYRESRGINLRVCRKADPESKGRIENVVGFIKQNYAKHRVFHNIDSWNEQGWEWLNRTGNYKIHNTTKKRPFEVFLLEKQHLKPVSQNIDIQNNYEISIARCVHKDNTIRYQSNRYSLPLGTYNKYEKVCIKETETKELVIYIPDTGEIIAKHSIPEGKGMLIKDKKHSRDRTKGVGAFINTVAERFEDKELAFKYLEKVREKNPRYIKTSCKSSCAKQKVSITKYGLKR; translated from the coding sequence GTGGATAAGTGGGAAATGTACATGGAGATAAAGCAATTATTAAAGCAAGGATTTAGTCAGACAAAGATAGCTGAAAAGTTAGGGGTTTCTCGAACAACTGTTTACAGGCACTTAAAGAGATCTCCTTCGGAGATGGCGGAATGGGTTGATTCTCTTCAGTATAAAAAGAAAAAATTAGATCCATATAAAGAACTGATTTTATCTTGGTTGAGAATGCATCCGGATATGTCAGCAGCACAAGTTTATGATTGGCTTTTAGAGAAATATAAAGATCTAACTGTTGGAGAAAGTACAGTAAGAACATATGTAAAAGCATTAAGAGAAGAATACAAAATAAATAAGGAAACATCTCCTCGAATGTATGAGGCAATTCCTGATCCCCCAATGGGAGAACAAATGCAAGTAGATTTTGGTCATACGAGACAAAAAACTGTTGATAATAAGGAAGCCAAACTCAACTTTATAGCTTTTGTCTTATCACATTCTAGACAAAAGTATAAAGAGTGGTTGGATAGACCATTTACAACACGGGATGTTATACAAGCCCATGAGAACGCGTTTAAATGGTATGGAGGAATGACCAATGAGATCGTTTATGACCAAGATAGTTTAATTGTTGTTAGCGAAAATGGTGGAGATCTAATTTTAACTAAAGAATTTCAGCAGTATAGAGAATCCAGAGGAATAAACCTTCGGGTTTGTAGAAAAGCTGACCCTGAGAGTAAGGGAAGAATAGAAAATGTAGTTGGATTTATCAAACAAAACTATGCCAAACATAGAGTGTTTCATAACATCGACTCTTGGAATGAGCAAGGATGGGAATGGCTGAACAGAACGGGTAACTATAAAATACACAATACAACAAAAAAGAGACCATTCGAAGTGTTCCTCCTGGAAAAGCAACACTTAAAACCAGTCTCCCAAAATATAGATATTCAAAATAACTATGAGATAAGTATAGCAAGATGTGTTCATAAGGACAATACTATTCGTTACCAATCTAATCGGTACTCTCTTCCACTTGGAACTTATAACAAATATGAAAAAGTATGTATCAAGGAAACGGAGACTAAAGAATTAGTTATTTATATACCTGATACTGGCGAAATTATTGCAAAACATTCAATTCCCGAAGGGAAAGGGATGTTAATAAAAGATAAAAAACATAGTAGGGATCGTACAAAAGGTGTTGGAGCATTCATTAATACAGTGGCTGAGAGATTTGAAGATAAAGAACTAGCCTTTAAATATTTAGAGAAGGTTAGGGAAAAAAATCCTCGTTACATAAAGACCAGTTGCAAATCATCTTGCGCGAAACAAAAGGTATCGATAACGAAGTACGGACTAAAGCGTTAG
- the istB gene encoding IS21-like element helper ATPase IstB, with protein MSQIQQLQDIMKGLRLVETAKHLPHLIREAEQKDLSFTQFLLDVTSYEQTRREEKQLNNRLKWATFPFSKTLEEFNLKEQKSLSNKQLNRLKDLTWIEQLYNLILLGPPGVGKTHLAVGLGIEAINQGYKAIFTSMGDLIHNLKTEEITRKSKARMKRIREADLVIIDDLMFMAMDQQEANMFFHLINDLYNQSSIILTSNKAPKEWGELLGDQAITTAILDRILHRVEIIHLNEDSYRMKHRSTIFGEQSVSK; from the coding sequence ATGAGCCAAATCCAACAATTACAAGACATAATGAAAGGGTTAAGACTCGTTGAAACTGCCAAGCATCTCCCCCATTTGATCAGAGAAGCTGAGCAAAAAGACCTTTCATTTACTCAATTCCTGTTAGATGTCACTTCTTATGAGCAAACTCGAAGAGAAGAAAAGCAACTAAACAACCGATTAAAGTGGGCAACTTTTCCTTTCAGCAAAACACTTGAGGAGTTTAATTTAAAAGAACAAAAGTCTTTAAGCAACAAACAACTAAATAGATTAAAAGATTTAACTTGGATAGAACAGCTGTACAATTTGATTTTATTAGGGCCACCAGGTGTAGGTAAAACTCACCTGGCCGTAGGCCTAGGAATAGAGGCTATTAACCAAGGGTATAAAGCGATATTCACATCAATGGGAGATTTAATTCATAACCTGAAAACAGAAGAAATCACACGAAAGTCAAAAGCAAGAATGAAAAGAATTAGAGAGGCTGATTTAGTCATAATAGATGACTTAATGTTTATGGCAATGGATCAACAAGAAGCTAATATGTTCTTTCATTTAATTAATGACTTGTATAATCAGTCTTCCATTATCTTGACCTCTAATAAGGCACCAAAAGAATGGGGAGAATTATTGGGTGATCAAGCTATAACAACAGCAATTCTAGATAGGATTCTTCACCGAGTAGAAATCATTCATTTAAATGAAGATAGTTATCGTATGAAGCATCGTTCTACCATATTTGGGGAACAAAGTGTTTCAAAATAA
- the brxL gene encoding protease Lon-related BREX system protein BrxL yields MEENKNEGLTVDLDKKLNDVFAGRVVRKDLTNLIKEGANVPIYVLEYLLGMYAATDDEDSIREGLGRVKKILSENFVRPDEAEKIKSRIREYGQYSVIDKVTVALNPKIDTYEAEFSNLGLKGVPISSMYVKEFDKLLVGGIWCMVKIDYFYDEEVRNSNPFNVSSLQPIQMPNMDIDEVFEGRKSFTKDEWIDVLIRSIGMEPTQLEERVKWHLLLRLVPLVENNYNMCELGPRGTGKSHVYKELSPNSILVSGGQTTVANLFYNMSTRKVGLVGMWDCVTFDEVAGIRFKDKDGIQIMKDYMASGSFARGKEEKNASAAMVFVGNINQSVDTLIKTSHLFAPFPEEMANDSAFFDRMHYYLPGWEIPKMRPDLITEKYGFIVDYIAEFFREMRKRTFSDAIDRYFKLGNNLNQRDTNAIRKTVSGMLKLLYPHGEFTKEEVSEVLEYALEGRRRVKEQLKKIGGMEFYDVMFSYIDKETLEEHYVSVPEQGGGKLIPEGMGKPGHVYVAGHGHSGMIGIYKLENQVVSGTGKFDKSGVGSNREAKESLDTAFRFFTANSKSISNTISTKTKDYLMHISDLQGIGLTDELAVAELIGLCSGALGKPTQESLVVIGNMTVGGTISKVEEFANTLQVCVDAGAKKVLIPAASVMDLQTVPPDLLVKVQPVFYSDPIDAVFKALGVS; encoded by the coding sequence GTGGAAGAAAATAAAAATGAAGGATTAACTGTTGATTTAGATAAAAAACTGAATGACGTTTTTGCCGGAAGAGTTGTACGTAAAGATTTAACCAATCTTATTAAAGAGGGAGCAAACGTCCCTATTTACGTACTCGAATATTTACTCGGAATGTATGCTGCAACTGATGATGAGGACAGTATTCGTGAAGGGCTAGGGCGAGTGAAGAAGATTCTTTCCGAAAATTTCGTTCGTCCTGATGAGGCAGAGAAGATTAAATCACGTATACGAGAATATGGTCAATACTCTGTTATAGATAAGGTAACAGTGGCGTTAAATCCGAAGATTGATACTTACGAAGCCGAGTTCTCCAACCTAGGATTAAAAGGTGTCCCTATTTCATCCATGTATGTGAAGGAATTTGATAAGCTCCTTGTCGGCGGCATATGGTGCATGGTCAAAATTGATTATTTTTATGACGAAGAGGTACGGAATTCTAATCCCTTTAATGTTAGTAGCTTACAGCCGATTCAAATGCCAAATATGGATATAGATGAGGTATTTGAAGGGAGAAAGAGCTTTACAAAAGACGAATGGATTGATGTATTAATACGCTCTATAGGAATGGAACCTACACAATTAGAAGAGCGGGTGAAGTGGCATTTATTGCTACGTTTGGTTCCCCTTGTAGAAAACAATTACAATATGTGTGAACTCGGGCCACGTGGTACCGGGAAATCGCATGTCTATAAGGAACTATCACCGAATTCTATTCTCGTTTCGGGTGGACAAACAACCGTAGCAAATCTATTTTATAATATGTCTACGAGAAAAGTAGGTCTTGTCGGGATGTGGGACTGTGTTACCTTTGATGAAGTGGCGGGAATTCGCTTTAAAGATAAAGACGGCATTCAAATTATGAAGGACTACATGGCATCAGGTTCTTTTGCTAGAGGAAAAGAAGAGAAGAATGCCTCTGCTGCTATGGTATTTGTCGGCAATATCAATCAAAGTGTGGATACCTTAATTAAAACATCACACTTGTTTGCACCATTCCCAGAAGAGATGGCAAATGATTCGGCATTCTTTGATCGGATGCACTATTATCTGCCTGGTTGGGAAATTCCAAAGATGCGTCCAGATCTTATTACCGAAAAATATGGCTTTATAGTGGATTACATTGCTGAGTTCTTCCGAGAAATGCGAAAGCGAACGTTCAGTGATGCGATTGATCGCTATTTCAAACTTGGAAACAATCTAAACCAACGTGATACAAATGCAATCCGAAAAACGGTTTCTGGTATGTTAAAGCTCCTGTATCCTCATGGCGAATTTACAAAGGAAGAAGTCAGCGAGGTATTGGAATACGCTCTTGAAGGTCGCCGTAGGGTTAAAGAACAGTTGAAGAAGATTGGCGGTATGGAGTTCTACGATGTAATGTTCTCTTATATTGATAAGGAAACACTTGAAGAACATTATGTGTCAGTTCCAGAGCAAGGTGGAGGCAAATTAATACCAGAAGGTATGGGTAAGCCGGGGCATGTTTATGTTGCTGGACATGGTCATTCTGGCATGATTGGTATATATAAGCTCGAAAATCAAGTTGTTAGTGGAACAGGTAAATTTGATAAATCAGGTGTTGGTTCTAACCGTGAAGCAAAAGAAAGCCTAGACACAGCTTTTCGTTTCTTTACGGCTAATAGCAAAAGCATTAGTAATACCATTAGCACCAAAACAAAAGACTATCTCATGCACATAAGTGATTTACAAGGTATTGGCTTAACTGATGAACTGGCCGTTGCTGAATTAATTGGCCTTTGCTCTGGTGCATTAGGAAAGCCAACACAAGAGAGTTTGGTCGTCATAGGCAATATGACTGTCGGTGGCACTATTTCCAAAGTGGAGGAATTTGCAAATACTTTACAAGTATGTGTAGATGCAGGGGCTAAAAAAGTGTTAATACCTGCAGCGTCAGTTATGGACTTACAGACAGTTCCACCAGATTTATTGGTAAAAGTGCAGCCTGTGTTTTATTCTGATCCAATAGATGCGGTGTTTAAGGCTTTAGGTGTGAGCTAG
- a CDS encoding helix-turn-helix domain-containing protein: MYKTYDNYPDVLNVTDVQEILGIGRKQAYELVNSGSFHVTKIGKRIKISKKVLIDWIEGGKTYGKAN; encoded by the coding sequence ATGTACAAGACTTACGATAATTACCCAGATGTTTTAAATGTTACAGACGTTCAAGAAATACTTGGAATCGGCAGAAAACAGGCTTATGAATTGGTAAATTCAGGGTCTTTCCATGTAACTAAAATTGGAAAGCGCATCAAGATTTCGAAGAAGGTTTTAATTGATTGGATTGAAGGAGGTAAAACTTATGGAAAAGCAAACTAA
- the pglX gene encoding BREX-1 system adenine-specific DNA-methyltransferase PglX produces the protein MNKTALKTFATNARRELLKKVEARAMKIGITEDNIKKADIESSDAIFIDGRQLSKEEKIQRDRLIDRIGQIGFKRVMEEVAYTWFNRFTALRYMEVNDYLPTKVRVLSSTNADSIEPDMLKEALSLDLDLDKEYIYDLKMNNSSEELFKYLIIKHCNDLNRYMPFMFETIDDYTEILFPEGLLATDSFVRHMTNTEVIPEDNWKEIEVIGWLYQYYIAEEKDQVFANLKKNIKITKDTLPAATQLFTPNWIVRYMVENSLGRIWIESYPGSHLRTEWRHYLDDAEQEDNVIKQLEEIRYKNVNPEEITFLDPCCGSGHILVYAFDVFYDMYLEKGYVESEIPQLIIEKNLFGLDVDNRAAQLASFAVMMKARGKSRRIFRKSIQPNVYAIQESNWLTDEMILNVARDNYQIRDNLFSIRDAFIDAKEYGSILEIDLFEYDLLEHRFNEYVNEQVDLVEMIDKQKVEMNLPSLLKQSLILSHKFDVVCTNPPYMGSKGMNTKLTKYLKSNYPNTKSDLSTVLMEKSLSLCKNTGYISMINIPVWMFIQSYEKLRENLISNNTFINMIHLGRGVFGSDFGTTTFVISKAHIDNYQGVYRRLFIKQGAVDSIEQKEKWFFENLGHHTAKQKDFCKIPGNPIAYWVTNKFTDIFLENDGISEEFIPKFGMSSGDGKRYIRDWYEVNINKIKFDASSSQDFIESNKKWGVLDKGGTFRRWYGNKNQIVLWEDDGKEIKENPKSAVRSPQYFFQPHISWTLVTSYKFSARYFEKGFILDTASNCLYFKEDDESGLYVLGLLNTKVVQEILNVINPTINYSCGVIGLIPYKVDPSHKQQVEKLVAENIKIAERDWNSYESSWGFKQHPLITYKETGSIEESFKQWNYLTDEIFTKLKYNEEEINRIFINVYGLNDEVTPEVEEKDISVQKADLERDIKSFISYVIGCTFGRYSLDKEGLIYAGGEFDTSQYKTFSADKDNILPILSGAYFDDDIVTRFVEFVRISFGEKTLNENLDFVANALGRKKGETAKETLRRYFLEDFYQEHVKSYNKQPIYWLFTSGKEKAFNCLIYMHRYDKTTLSRIRTDYLHDYQIRLDAEKNDLLNIIEGDSTQKEISNANKELKSLEKKIDELKAYDELLHHMADMQIEIDLDDGVKVNYEKFKGLVAKI, from the coding sequence ATGAATAAAACTGCACTCAAGACTTTTGCTACGAATGCACGAAGAGAGCTATTGAAAAAGGTCGAAGCAAGAGCAATGAAGATAGGAATTACAGAAGATAACATAAAAAAAGCAGACATTGAAAGCTCAGATGCCATCTTTATAGATGGCAGACAGCTTTCAAAGGAAGAAAAGATTCAAAGAGATAGGTTGATTGATCGCATTGGTCAAATTGGATTCAAGCGAGTTATGGAGGAGGTTGCCTATACTTGGTTTAACCGTTTCACTGCCTTACGCTATATGGAGGTAAATGATTATTTACCAACGAAAGTAAGGGTGCTTTCATCTACTAATGCAGACAGTATAGAGCCAGATATGCTGAAAGAAGCACTGTCATTAGATTTAGATTTGGACAAGGAATATATATATGATTTAAAAATGAATAACAGTTCAGAGGAATTGTTTAAATATCTTATAATAAAACATTGTAATGACCTAAATCGTTATATGCCATTTATGTTTGAAACAATTGATGATTATACAGAAATCCTGTTTCCAGAAGGTCTTCTTGCTACGGATTCATTTGTTCGACATATGACAAATACTGAAGTTATACCTGAAGATAACTGGAAGGAAATTGAAGTGATTGGATGGCTTTATCAGTATTATATTGCGGAGGAGAAGGACCAAGTTTTTGCTAATCTTAAAAAAAATATCAAAATAACAAAGGACACACTTCCTGCTGCAACTCAGTTGTTTACTCCTAATTGGATTGTCCGATACATGGTCGAGAACTCTCTGGGACGTATTTGGATAGAGAGTTATCCTGGTAGTCATCTAAGAACAGAATGGAGGCATTATTTGGATGATGCAGAACAAGAAGATAATGTAATTAAACAACTAGAAGAAATCCGTTATAAGAATGTTAATCCTGAAGAAATAACCTTTCTTGATCCATGCTGCGGTAGTGGACACATACTTGTATATGCTTTCGATGTTTTTTATGATATGTACCTTGAAAAAGGATATGTGGAAAGTGAAATTCCACAATTAATTATAGAAAAAAATTTATTTGGGTTGGACGTGGACAATCGAGCAGCACAATTGGCTTCTTTTGCAGTAATGATGAAAGCTAGGGGAAAATCAAGAAGGATATTTAGAAAGTCAATTCAACCAAATGTTTATGCAATTCAAGAAAGTAATTGGTTAACAGACGAAATGATTTTAAATGTTGCTAGAGATAATTATCAAATTAGAGATAACCTTTTTTCCATTCGTGATGCCTTCATAGATGCTAAAGAATATGGTTCGATATTGGAAATAGATCTCTTTGAATATGATTTACTTGAACACCGATTTAATGAGTATGTTAATGAACAGGTAGACCTAGTTGAAATGATTGATAAACAAAAAGTTGAGATGAATTTGCCTTCATTACTAAAGCAATCATTAATTTTAAGTCATAAATTTGACGTTGTTTGTACAAATCCCCCGTATATGGGAAGTAAAGGAATGAACACAAAACTTACAAAGTATCTAAAAAGTAACTATCCAAATACAAAGTCTGATTTGAGTACGGTATTGATGGAAAAATCACTTTCATTATGTAAAAATACAGGTTATATATCTATGATTAACATTCCGGTTTGGATGTTCATTCAAAGTTATGAAAAGTTACGGGAAAATTTAATAAGTAATAATACTTTTATAAATATGATACATCTGGGAAGAGGCGTATTTGGGTCTGATTTTGGAACAACCACTTTTGTTATCTCAAAGGCCCATATTGATAATTACCAAGGTGTTTATAGAAGACTATTTATAAAACAAGGTGCGGTAGATAGTATTGAACAAAAAGAAAAATGGTTTTTTGAAAATCTTGGACATCATACTGCTAAGCAAAAAGATTTCTGTAAAATTCCTGGGAACCCTATTGCATATTGGGTAACTAATAAATTTACTGATATATTTCTTGAGAACGATGGTATATCTGAAGAGTTTATTCCAAAATTCGGAATGTCCTCAGGAGATGGGAAGAGGTATATTAGAGATTGGTATGAGGTAAATATTAATAAAATCAAATTCGACGCTTCGAGTTCTCAAGACTTCATAGAAAGCAATAAAAAATGGGGAGTTCTTGATAAGGGTGGAACTTTTAGAAGGTGGTATGGAAATAAAAACCAAATTGTTTTGTGGGAAGATGATGGAAAGGAAATAAAGGAGAATCCGAAGTCGGCTGTAAGGAGCCCCCAGTATTTCTTTCAACCTCATATCTCATGGACATTAGTTACTTCATATAAATTCTCTGCAAGATATTTTGAGAAGGGATTCATATTAGATACTGCTTCTAATTGCTTGTACTTTAAAGAAGATGATGAATCAGGATTATATGTATTAGGACTGTTAAATACAAAAGTGGTTCAAGAAATTTTAAATGTTATCAATCCTACTATTAACTATAGTTGTGGCGTAATTGGTCTAATTCCATATAAAGTTGACCCGTCTCATAAACAACAAGTAGAAAAGTTAGTAGCAGAAAATATTAAAATTGCGGAAAGAGATTGGAATTCTTATGAGAGTTCATGGGGATTTAAACAACACCCTCTAATTACTTACAAAGAAACTGGGAGTATAGAGGAGTCTTTCAAACAATGGAATTACCTAACCGATGAGATATTTACAAAATTAAAATATAACGAGGAAGAAATAAATAGAATTTTTATTAATGTATATGGATTAAATGATGAAGTTACTCCTGAAGTTGAGGAAAAGGATATTAGCGTACAAAAAGCAGATTTGGAACGTGATATAAAGAGTTTCATCTCGTATGTAATTGGATGCACATTTGGTCGTTATTCGTTAGACAAAGAAGGTCTTATTTATGCTGGTGGTGAATTTGACACTTCACAATACAAGACATTTTCTGCTGACAAGGACAATATACTTCCGATACTTTCAGGAGCATATTTTGATGACGATATTGTAACTAGATTTGTAGAATTTGTTCGTATTTCTTTTGGTGAGAAAACTCTTAATGAGAATTTGGATTTTGTAGCGAATGCACTTGGCAGAAAGAAGGGCGAAACGGCTAAAGAAACGTTACGACGTTACTTTTTGGAAGACTTCTATCAAGAACATGTAAAAAGCTACAATAAGCAACCAATTTATTGGTTGTTTACCTCAGGCAAAGAGAAGGCGTTTAATTGTCTAATATATATGCACCGTTATGACAAAACGACTTTGTCTCGTATCCGAACAGATTATTTACATGACTATCAGATTCGCCTAGATGCAGAAAAGAATGATTTACTTAATATCATTGAAGGGGATTCAACACAAAAGGAAATTAGTAATGCTAATAAAGAACTGAAATCTCTTGAAAAGAAAATTGATGAATTAAAAGCATATGATGAGTTGTTACATCATATGGCAGACATGCAAATTGAAATTGATTTAGATGATGGTGTTAAAGTGAATTATGAAAAATTTAAGGGACTTGTAGCAAAAATTTAA